A segment of the Streptomyces sp. Tu 2975 genome:
CGCGGTCGGCCGCCCCTACGTGTGGGGCGCCAGCGGGCCCTCCGGCTTCGACTGCTCGGGCCTCGTGCAGTGGTCCTACGCCCAGGCGGGAGTGGGCCTCCCGCGCACGTCCCAGGCCCAGGCGGACGCGGGCACCCGCGTGCCCCTGTCGGAGGCCCGGCCGGGCGACATCGTCACGTACCGGAGCGACGCGAGCCATGTCGGGATGTACGTGGGGAACGGGCAGGTGGTCCATGCGCCGTATCCGGGGGCGGCGGTGCGGTACGACCCGGTGGGGATGATGCCGGTGCACGCGGTGACACGGGTGTAGGTGGGGCTGGTGGGGCATGGGATGCCTCGCGGCGATCGAGGCGCGTGGTGCGGGGGCGCCCCCTGGGAACCTCGCGGTGGCGGTCCGGGCGGTCCGGGCGGTCCGGGCGGTCCGGGCGGTCCGGGCGGAGCGGACGGGGCGGGCCGGGGCGGGTCGTTACGTACCATCGCAGGATGGCATCGCACGGGCGCGCGCAGCGCACAGCAGGGACGGCGCTCGCCGTGCTCGTGCTCGTCGGCGGGTGCGGTGGCATCGGCCCCGCGCCCGTGGACCCGGCCGTCGAGGAGATACAGCAGGCCCTGGACGTCCGGGCCGCCGCCCTGCTCGGCCACGACCGCGCCGGCTACCTCGCGTCGCTCGAGCCGGGCGCGGCCGCTCTGCGGGCCGCGCAGGGTGAGGAGTTCGACAACATCGCCGACGTGCCGCTGCACTCGTGGGGGTACCGGGTCAAGGGCGTGCGGCACCAGGCCGGGAAGGCCGTCGCCGACACCGAGCTGCGGTACCGGATAGCCGGTTACGACAGCGCGCCGATGACCGTCTCACGCACCCTCGAGCTGACCGAGCGCGACGGCCGCTGGTACGTGACCGCCGACCGCGCCGGCACCGGCGCCCCGCAGCAGCTGTGGCAGCAGGGCGATGTGGACGCCGTACGGGGCAGTCACAGCCTCGTCCTCGGCGTCGGACAGGACGAGAAGCGGCTGCGTGAGCTCGCCGCCGCCACCGACCGCGCCGTGCCCGCCGTATCGGGCGCCTGGCCGTCGACCTGGGCAGGCAGGGTCGTGGTGCTCGTACCGGACTCGGTGGAGGCCATGGGGAGGCTGCTGGGCACGCCGGCGGCCGGGTACCGGGGTATCGCGGCCGTGACCACCGGCGAGACGGGCGGCGCGAAGGACGGTTCGCCCGCGGACCGGGTCGTCGTGAACCCGGAGGCGTACGGGCTGCTCGGCGAGTTCGGGCAGCGGATCGTGCTCACCCACGAGACCACCCATGTGGCGACCCGGGCGCACACGTCCGCCGCGACACCGATGTGGCTGTCGGAGGGCTTCGCGGACTGGGTCGCGTACCGCGGAACCGGACGTACCGCCGCGGAGGCCGCCCCGGAGCTGCTGGAAGCCGTCCGGGCAGGGGACGTGCCGGCCGTACTGCCGTCGGACCGGGACTTCTTCTTCGGTGGCGACGCGGACGCGCTCGCGCGGGCCTACGAGGGCGGTCGGCTCGCGTGCGAGATGATCGCCGGCCGCTGGGGCGAGGCGAAGCTCACCGCGTTCTACCGGTCCGTCGGGGAGGGCCCGCGGCGGGAGGGCGCGATCGAACGGGCTCTCGGCGAGGAGCTCGGCACCACACCGGAGGCGTTCACCGCGATGTGGCGGGACTTCCTTCGCGAGCAGCTGGGCTGATCCGGGCCGGCGGCCGCGGCGGGGGAACCGTCTGCCGCCACAGCCGGCGGCAGGCGGTGACGGTCGCGGCCACCAGCAGCCCGTTGCGCAGGACGAGCAGCGCGATGCCGGACGGATCGCTCGCCACGACTTCCGCGAACCAGATGGGGAACTCCAGCACCGTCACGGCGGTGGCCGCCAGCACCAGGCAGGCCGGAAGCGTCATCCGGCTGCCGGGGAACACCAGGCACACGGCGGCCAGGCCGACCAGCCACACCATGTACTGCGGGCTGATCACCCGACTCGTGGTCGTGAACAGCAGCACCGCCGCGAACGCGGCGTCGCACGGCGTGGACGGCCCGAACTCCTTCGCCCGGAGCCGCCAGAGCACCAGCCAGCCGAGCGCGAGGACGGACAGGCCGAGGGCGGCCGTGCTGACCAGCGGGACGTACGGGCCGAGGAACTCGACGGACCCGTAGTTCAGCAGCACCTGCCCCTCCCAGCCGAAGTGCCGGGCGAAGTGGAAGACCAGGGCGCCCAGCGACTCGACCTCGGTACCCCGGTCGCGCTGGAAGGTGAGGAACGCCAGCCCGCCCGGCATCAGGGTGCACAGCAGCACGGTGACCGCCCCGGCCGTGGCGGCCGCGGCGGCCCAGGACCGGACCGTGGTCCGCCCTCGCGGAACCCCCAGCAGGAGAAGCACCGGCCACACCTTCAGCACAGCCCCGAAGCCCGCCAGCGCCCCCAGGGTCCGCGGCCGGCGCACGCCGGCGAGGAGCGCGGCGACGGCGACGGCCGTGACCATCAGGTCGTAACGGGCGTACACCGTCGGGCCGAGCAGGGGAACGCCCACCACCCACACCCAGGTGCCGCGCCGTGCGGTGCCGCGTCGCTCCGCGTAGCGCAGCAGGAGCAGGACCAGCAGGTCGCACACGAGGACGAGGACGAAGAAGGCGGACGTGTAGTCGAGACCCGGGAGGAGCCCGGGGGAGAGGATCGCGAGCGCGCCGGCGGGCGGGTACTGCCAGGTCACGTCGTCCAGCGGGTACGTGCCGGTGCTCAGCACCTCGTACCAGCCCCGGTAGATCGCCGAGACGTCGCTGGTGACGTCGGGCCCGGGGAAGACGACGACCTTGAAGACGAACAGCAGCAGCGCGGTCCTGGTGAGCAACCACACCGCGAAGGGGAGGATCGTGCCTCGCGCGACCGCCGTCGGCATCGT
Coding sequences within it:
- a CDS encoding glycosyltransferase 87 family protein, translating into MPTAVARGTILPFAVWLLTRTALLLFVFKVVVFPGPDVTSDVSAIYRGWYEVLSTGTYPLDDVTWQYPPAGALAILSPGLLPGLDYTSAFFVLVLVCDLLVLLLLRYAERRGTARRGTWVWVVGVPLLGPTVYARYDLMVTAVAVAALLAGVRRPRTLGALAGFGAVLKVWPVLLLLGVPRGRTTVRSWAAAAATAGAVTVLLCTLMPGGLAFLTFQRDRGTEVESLGALVFHFARHFGWEGQVLLNYGSVEFLGPYVPLVSTAALGLSVLALGWLVLWRLRAKEFGPSTPCDAAFAAVLLFTTTSRVISPQYMVWLVGLAAVCLVFPGSRMTLPACLVLAATAVTVLEFPIWFAEVVASDPSGIALLVLRNGLLVAATVTACRRLWRQTVPPPRPPARISPAAREGSPATSR